The following proteins are co-located in the Pyxidicoccus xibeiensis genome:
- the rpsT gene encoding 30S ribosomal protein S20 — MANTKSAEKRHRQSLKRRARNVTVRGEVKTAVKSAREALTTKAGNTADALKAASKALNKAASKGVLHKRTASRRISRLAKAATKAARA, encoded by the coding sequence TTGGCCAACACCAAGTCCGCAGAGAAGCGTCACCGTCAGTCCCTCAAGCGCCGCGCGCGCAACGTCACCGTCCGCGGCGAGGTGAAGACCGCGGTGAAGTCCGCCCGCGAGGCGCTCACCACCAAGGCCGGGAACACGGCGGACGCGCTCAAGGCGGCCTCCAAGGCGCTGAACAAGGCGGCCTCCAAGGGCGTGCTGCACAAGCGCACCGCCTCGCGCCGCATCTCCCGCCTCGCCAAGGCCGCCACGAAGGCCGCCCGGGCTTAA
- the leuS gene encoding leucine--tRNA ligase, whose amino-acid sequence MAMNERYEPQAIEGKWQSRWDEAGIFRAGKRPGAPKKYVLEMLPYPSGKMHMGHVRNYLIGDVYARYFLMRGFDVLHPMGWDAFGLPAENAAIKDGVHPAVRTEENIASFKKEIKSLGYAYDWDREVNTSKPEYYRWNQWFFIQMLERGLVYRRFSKVNWCTGCHTVIANEQVKDGVCERCDSPVVDKEMPEWAFRITRYSQDLLESLDTLKEWPDRITSMQRNWIGRSDGAEADFRVQGHDASLRVFTTRIDTIFGCTYVVLAPDHKLVAQVTTPERRADVEAFSKRMAAQSKTERLGEDAEKEGVFTGAHAVNPFTGQPVPIWIANFVVSDYGTGAVMSVPAHDERDFAFARKYALPIQVVVQPATGDKLPEGAKLEAAYTEYGVLVDSGEYTGMTSEAARPAMAAKLEKDGRGRATVTYRQKDWGFSRQRYWGTPIPIVYCEKCDPQRHGIPVPVDQLPVRLPEIDTQAVLTGKGEPPLAKVASWVNTTCPKCGGPARREAETMDTFVDSCWYFARYLSPRYDAAPIDPKEAQRFLPVDIYVGGPEHAVMHLLYFRFWTRVMKLLGLSPVDEPVTRLITQGIVNGPDGRKMSKRWGNVVAPASIVQKYGADTARAYVLFAGPPERDFDWSDDQVEGVFRFLKRVWTLASTHHAAVAGATHAGPYEGKALETRRAAHKCLKRVGEAIERLSFNTAIAGIMECVNALYAVGTPETPAEKAAMAEAVRLLAVVLTPFAPHIADELAEAYGGQSLTVSEPWPDFDPALVVDDVIPYAVQVNGKLRAEVRVAADAAEADVRAAAEADEKVQAALAGKTVRKFVFVPKRLVNFVVG is encoded by the coding sequence ATGGCGATGAACGAGCGTTACGAGCCGCAGGCGATTGAAGGCAAATGGCAGTCTCGCTGGGACGAGGCGGGCATCTTCCGGGCAGGCAAGCGCCCCGGCGCCCCCAAGAAGTACGTCCTCGAGATGCTGCCGTACCCCAGTGGCAAGATGCACATGGGGCATGTGCGCAACTACCTCATCGGTGACGTGTACGCGCGCTACTTCCTGATGCGCGGCTTCGACGTGCTGCATCCCATGGGCTGGGACGCCTTCGGCCTGCCGGCGGAGAACGCCGCCATCAAGGACGGCGTGCACCCGGCGGTGCGCACCGAGGAGAACATCGCCTCCTTCAAGAAGGAGATAAAGAGCCTCGGGTACGCGTACGACTGGGACCGCGAGGTCAACACCAGCAAGCCCGAGTACTACCGCTGGAACCAGTGGTTCTTCATCCAGATGCTGGAGCGCGGGCTCGTCTACCGCCGCTTCAGCAAGGTGAACTGGTGCACCGGCTGCCACACCGTCATCGCCAACGAGCAGGTGAAGGACGGCGTCTGCGAGCGCTGCGACTCGCCCGTGGTGGACAAGGAGATGCCCGAGTGGGCGTTCCGCATCACCCGGTATTCACAGGACCTGCTGGAGTCGCTCGACACGCTGAAGGAGTGGCCGGACCGCATCACCTCCATGCAGCGCAACTGGATTGGCCGCTCGGACGGTGCCGAGGCCGACTTCCGCGTGCAGGGGCATGACGCCTCGCTGCGCGTGTTCACCACCCGCATCGACACGATTTTCGGCTGCACCTACGTGGTGCTCGCGCCGGACCACAAGCTGGTGGCCCAGGTGACGACGCCCGAGCGCCGCGCGGACGTGGAGGCCTTCTCCAAGCGGATGGCCGCCCAGTCCAAGACGGAGCGCCTGGGCGAGGACGCGGAGAAGGAGGGCGTCTTCACCGGGGCCCACGCGGTGAATCCGTTCACCGGCCAGCCCGTGCCCATCTGGATCGCCAACTTCGTGGTGAGCGACTACGGCACCGGCGCGGTGATGAGCGTGCCCGCGCACGACGAGCGCGACTTCGCCTTCGCGCGCAAGTACGCCCTGCCCATCCAGGTCGTCGTCCAGCCGGCCACGGGCGACAAGCTCCCCGAGGGCGCGAAGCTGGAGGCGGCGTACACGGAGTACGGCGTGCTGGTGGACTCGGGCGAGTACACCGGGATGACCTCCGAGGCCGCGCGGCCCGCCATGGCCGCGAAGCTGGAGAAGGACGGCCGGGGCCGCGCCACGGTGACGTACCGCCAGAAGGACTGGGGCTTCAGCCGCCAGCGCTACTGGGGCACGCCCATCCCCATCGTCTACTGCGAGAAGTGCGACCCCCAGCGCCACGGCATCCCCGTACCGGTGGACCAGCTGCCCGTGCGCCTGCCGGAGATCGACACCCAGGCGGTGCTCACCGGCAAGGGAGAGCCGCCGCTGGCCAAGGTGGCCTCGTGGGTGAACACCACCTGCCCGAAGTGCGGCGGGCCCGCCCGGCGCGAGGCGGAGACGATGGACACCTTCGTCGACTCCTGCTGGTACTTCGCGCGCTACCTGTCGCCGCGCTACGACGCCGCGCCCATCGACCCGAAGGAGGCCCAGCGCTTCCTCCCGGTGGACATCTACGTGGGCGGCCCCGAGCACGCGGTGATGCACCTGCTCTACTTCCGGTTCTGGACCCGGGTGATGAAGCTGCTCGGCCTGAGCCCGGTGGACGAGCCCGTCACGCGCCTGATTACGCAGGGCATCGTCAACGGCCCGGACGGCCGGAAGATGTCCAAGCGCTGGGGCAACGTGGTGGCGCCCGCCTCCATCGTCCAGAAGTACGGCGCGGACACCGCGCGCGCGTACGTCCTCTTCGCCGGCCCGCCGGAGCGCGACTTCGACTGGTCCGACGACCAGGTGGAGGGCGTCTTCCGCTTCCTCAAGCGCGTCTGGACGCTGGCCTCCACGCACCATGCCGCCGTCGCCGGGGCCACGCACGCCGGCCCCTACGAGGGCAAGGCGCTGGAGACGCGCCGCGCCGCGCACAAGTGCCTGAAGCGGGTGGGGGAGGCGATTGAGCGCCTGTCCTTCAACACCGCCATCGCCGGCATCATGGAGTGCGTCAACGCGCTCTACGCGGTGGGCACCCCGGAGACGCCCGCGGAGAAGGCGGCCATGGCGGAGGCCGTCCGGCTGCTCGCGGTGGTGCTCACGCCCTTCGCGCCGCACATCGCGGACGAGCTGGCGGAGGCCTACGGCGGCCAGTCGCTCACTGTCTCGGAGCCGTGGCCGGACTTCGACCCGGCGCTGGTGGTGGACGACGTCATTCCCTACGCCGTGCAGGTGAACGGCAAGCTGCGCGCGGAAGTCCGCGTGGCGGCGGACGCGGCGGAGGCGGACGTGCGCGCCGCCGCGGAGGCGGACGAGAAGGTGCAGGCGGCCCTGGCGGGGAAGACGGTGCGCAAGTTCGTCTTCGTCCCCAAGCGGCTGGTGAACTTCGTCGTCGGCTGA
- the mazG gene encoding nucleoside triphosphate pyrophosphohydrolase, producing the protein MGTPGAELERLVDIMRRLRAEGGCPWDREQDLRSLRPYLLEEAFEVLEEMDRVGYGGPLRPLCEELGDLLFQIVFHAQLGAEVGEFTMADVAKSISDKLVSRHPHVFGDLRGVEGAEQVLANWAKLKAEEKKRKTGSEGSVLDGVPVAAPALMRAERLTEKASRIGFDWPDLAGVRGKLAEELDELDEAIASGERDAIEHELGDVLFSLANLARFIKAPAEDALRMAIRRFTTRFQHIESELRAEGVPFGEATLAHMERHWQAAKVKEKALPPPARLPRAAITTVRLRVADLPAQRAFWDTVAPRLGWSTGRGGAEEAVYGDGVLRVVFQRGEAPSTGTALILEAPSARAVERLRAALEETRPGSVLQAREGRLDFRDPAGLVWEYTTSAG; encoded by the coding sequence ATGGGGACCCCCGGGGCGGAGCTGGAGCGGCTGGTGGACATCATGCGGCGGCTGCGCGCCGAAGGCGGCTGCCCGTGGGACCGGGAGCAGGACCTGCGCTCGCTGCGCCCCTACCTCCTCGAGGAGGCATTCGAGGTCCTGGAGGAGATGGACCGCGTGGGCTACGGCGGCCCCCTGCGCCCGCTCTGCGAGGAGCTGGGGGACCTGCTCTTCCAGATTGTCTTCCATGCGCAGCTGGGCGCGGAGGTCGGCGAGTTCACGATGGCCGACGTCGCGAAGTCCATCAGCGACAAGCTCGTCAGCCGGCACCCGCACGTCTTCGGCGACCTGCGCGGCGTGGAGGGCGCCGAGCAGGTGCTGGCCAACTGGGCGAAGCTCAAGGCCGAGGAGAAGAAGCGCAAGACGGGCAGCGAGGGCTCCGTGCTGGACGGCGTCCCTGTCGCCGCGCCCGCGCTGATGCGCGCCGAGCGCCTCACCGAGAAGGCCAGCCGCATCGGCTTCGACTGGCCGGACCTGGCCGGCGTGCGCGGCAAGCTGGCGGAGGAGCTGGACGAGCTGGACGAGGCCATCGCCTCCGGAGAGCGGGACGCCATCGAGCACGAGCTGGGGGACGTCCTGTTCTCCCTGGCCAACCTGGCGCGGTTCATCAAGGCCCCCGCCGAGGACGCGCTGCGGATGGCCATCCGCCGCTTCACCACCCGCTTCCAGCACATCGAGTCCGAGCTGCGCGCGGAGGGCGTCCCCTTCGGCGAGGCCACCCTGGCGCACATGGAGCGCCACTGGCAGGCCGCCAAGGTGAAGGAGAAGGCCCTGCCCCCGCCCGCCCGGCTGCCCCGCGCCGCCATCACCACCGTGCGCCTGCGCGTGGCGGACCTGCCCGCCCAGCGGGCCTTCTGGGACACGGTGGCCCCCCGGCTGGGCTGGAGCACCGGGCGCGGCGGCGCGGAGGAGGCCGTGTATGGAGATGGCGTCCTGCGCGTCGTCTTCCAGCGGGGAGAGGCCCCGTCCACCGGCACCGCGCTGATCCTGGAAGCCCCCTCCGCCCGGGCCGTGGAGCGGCTCAGGGCCGCCCTGGAGGAGACGCGCCCCGGAAGCGTGCTACAAGCCCGGGAGGGACGCCTGGACTTCCGGGACCCCGCCGGGCTGGTGTGGGAATACACGACCTCCGCTGGATGA
- the lptE gene encoding LPS assembly lipoprotein LptE, producing MSRPFGPESRRLWSGWVLGAWGACVAAGAGCGYRFVPKDAGLPEGINSVCAPIFGNETAEPTLETLFTRFLRQELTRVGRLSGTGACDARLEGTVLWIGNSPTIAGNYFRIAAQARLRLVKDGQILRETVVGGSEDYLLGSGDILEAEANKQAALDRLAELLMRDGYDRLASTW from the coding sequence ATGTCGCGTCCCTTCGGGCCGGAGTCCCGGCGCCTCTGGTCGGGTTGGGTGCTGGGAGCGTGGGGGGCCTGCGTGGCCGCCGGCGCGGGCTGTGGCTACCGCTTCGTGCCCAAGGACGCGGGCCTGCCGGAGGGCATCAACAGCGTCTGCGCGCCCATCTTCGGCAACGAGACGGCGGAGCCCACGCTGGAGACGCTCTTCACGCGCTTCCTGCGCCAGGAGCTGACGCGGGTGGGGCGGCTGTCGGGCACGGGGGCGTGCGACGCGCGCCTGGAGGGCACGGTGCTCTGGATTGGCAACTCGCCCACCATCGCCGGCAACTACTTCCGCATCGCCGCGCAGGCGCGGCTGCGCCTCGTCAAGGACGGCCAGATTCTCAGGGAGACCGTCGTCGGCGGCTCGGAGGACTACCTGCTGGGGAGCGGGGACATCCTGGAGGCCGAGGCCAACAAGCAGGCCGCGCTGGACCGCCTGGCGGAGCTGCTGATGCGCGACGGGTACGACCGGCTGGCCAGTACCTGGTGA